The following coding sequences lie in one Rhinolophus ferrumequinum isolate MPI-CBG mRhiFer1 chromosome 14, mRhiFer1_v1.p, whole genome shotgun sequence genomic window:
- the MTERF3 gene encoding transcription termination factor 3, mitochondrial isoform X2, which yields MPHHSLEVPVFWFTHPISEEEAVQIIADPPLPPVSFTLRDYVDHSETLQKLVLLGVDLSKIEKHPDAANCLLRMDFEKDIKQILLFLKDLGIEDNQLGPFLTKNYAIFSEDLENLKTRVAYLQSKNFNKADITQMVRNAPFLLNFSVERLDNRLGFFQKELELSVKKIRDLVVRLPRLLTGSLEPVKENMKVYRLELGFKRNEIQHMITKIPKMLTINKRKLTETFDYVHNVMSIPHHIIVRFPQVFNTRLFKVKERHMFLAYLGRAQYDPAKPNYISLDKLVSMPDEVFCEEIAKASVQDFEKFLKTL from the exons tttagaAGTTCCTGTCTTTTGGTTTACACAT CCAATTTCCGAGGAGGAGGCTGTTCAGATTATTGCAGATCCCCCATTGCCCCCCGTTTCATTCACACTTCGAGACTATGTGGATCATTCTGAGACTCTGCAGAAGTTAGTGCTTCTAG GAGTGGACTTGTCCAAGATAGAAAAACATCCAGATGCAGCCAACTGCCTTCTGAGAATGGATTTTGAAAAAGACATTAAGCAAATACTCCTATTTCTTAAAGATCTGGGTATAGAAGATAACCAACTGGGACCATTCCTTACTAAAAATTATGCTATTTTCTCTGAAGACCTTGAAAACCTTAAGACCAG aGTGGCTTATCTACAGTCAAAAAATTTCAATAAGGCAGATATTACACAGATGGTCAGAAATGCACCGTTTTTGCTGAATTTTTCAGTGGAAAGACTGGATAACAGATTGGGATTTTTTCAGAAAGAACTTGAACTTAGTGTGAAGAAG ATTAGGGATCTGGTAGTTCGTCTCCCAAGGCTACTAACGGGAAGTCTGGAGCCTGTGAAGGAAAATATGAAG GTGTATCGTCTTGAACTAGGTTTTAAACGTAATGAAATTCAACATATGATTACCAAAATCCCAAAGATGTtaactataaataaaagaaaacttacgGAGACTTTCGATTATGTGCACAATGTGATGAGCATTCCCCACCACATCATTGTCAGGTTCCCACAG gtaTTTAATACACGGTTGtttaaagtcaaagaaagacacaTGTTTCTGGCTTATTTAGGAAGAGCACAGTATGATCCAGCAAAACCTAACTACATTTCTTTGGACAAACTGGTATCAATGCCTGATGAAGTATTTTGTGAAGAGATTGCCAAAGCCTCGGTACAGGACtttgaaaaattcttaaaaactctttag
- the LOC117033558 gene encoding cytochrome b-c1 complex subunit 7 isoform X1, which translates to MASRPAVAASSRWLEGIRKWYYNAAGFNKLGLMRDDTIHVDEDVKEAIRRLPENLYNDRVFRIKRALDLTMRQQILPKEQWTKYEEDKFYLEPYLKEVIRERKEREEWAKK; encoded by the exons ATGGCGAGCAGGCCTGCTG TTGCAGCATCAAGCCGGTGGCTAGAGGGTATTCGAAAATGGTATTACAATGCCGCAGGGTTCAATAAACTGG GGTTAATGCGCGATGACACAATACATGTGGATGAAGATGTAAAAGAAGCAATAAGAAGGCTTCCTGAGAACTTGTATAATGACAGGGTGTTTCGAATCAAGAGAGCATTGGACCTGACCATGAGGCAGCAGATCTTGCCTAAAGAGCAGTGGACAAAATATGAGGAG gataaattctaCCTTGAACCCTATCTGAAAGAGGTTATtcgggaaagaaaagagagagaagaatgggcAAAGAAATAA
- the MTERF3 gene encoding transcription termination factor 3, mitochondrial isoform X1, whose translation MALLTQWIPRWFNSIKLNSFITSTQLRNCFPRPGKTLLHEFSAQPRMSSDNFFLQWGFKTYRTSSIWNNSSQSTISIRQEINSAQNTMLPSVNEQSLKTQKIPNFDSELSLEGLDNVPPLSPLQPISEEEAVQIIADPPLPPVSFTLRDYVDHSETLQKLVLLGVDLSKIEKHPDAANCLLRMDFEKDIKQILLFLKDLGIEDNQLGPFLTKNYAIFSEDLENLKTRVAYLQSKNFNKADITQMVRNAPFLLNFSVERLDNRLGFFQKELELSVKKIRDLVVRLPRLLTGSLEPVKENMKVYRLELGFKRNEIQHMITKIPKMLTINKRKLTETFDYVHNVMSIPHHIIVRFPQVFNTRLFKVKERHMFLAYLGRAQYDPAKPNYISLDKLVSMPDEVFCEEIAKASVQDFEKFLKTL comes from the exons ATGGCCCTATTGACCCAGTGGATACCCAGGTGGTTCAATTCAATTAAATTGAATAGTTTCATTACTTCTACACAACTCAGAAATTGTTTTCCGAGACCTGGAAAAACATTATTGCATGAATTTTCTGCTCAGCCTCGGATGTCCTCTGATAATTTCTTTCTCCAGTGGGGATTTAAGACTTACAGGACCTCCTCCATTTGGAATAATAGTTCCCAGTCTACCATCTCAATTAGGCAAGAGATTAATTCTGCCCAAAACACTATGCTTCCTTCCGTAAATGAACAGTCACTGAAGACACAAAAGATACCCAACTTTGATTCTGAGCTGTCTCTAGAAG GACTGGACAATGTGCCTCCACTGTCTCCATTGCAGCCAATTTCCGAGGAGGAGGCTGTTCAGATTATTGCAGATCCCCCATTGCCCCCCGTTTCATTCACACTTCGAGACTATGTGGATCATTCTGAGACTCTGCAGAAGTTAGTGCTTCTAG GAGTGGACTTGTCCAAGATAGAAAAACATCCAGATGCAGCCAACTGCCTTCTGAGAATGGATTTTGAAAAAGACATTAAGCAAATACTCCTATTTCTTAAAGATCTGGGTATAGAAGATAACCAACTGGGACCATTCCTTACTAAAAATTATGCTATTTTCTCTGAAGACCTTGAAAACCTTAAGACCAG aGTGGCTTATCTACAGTCAAAAAATTTCAATAAGGCAGATATTACACAGATGGTCAGAAATGCACCGTTTTTGCTGAATTTTTCAGTGGAAAGACTGGATAACAGATTGGGATTTTTTCAGAAAGAACTTGAACTTAGTGTGAAGAAG ATTAGGGATCTGGTAGTTCGTCTCCCAAGGCTACTAACGGGAAGTCTGGAGCCTGTGAAGGAAAATATGAAG GTGTATCGTCTTGAACTAGGTTTTAAACGTAATGAAATTCAACATATGATTACCAAAATCCCAAAGATGTtaactataaataaaagaaaacttacgGAGACTTTCGATTATGTGCACAATGTGATGAGCATTCCCCACCACATCATTGTCAGGTTCCCACAG gtaTTTAATACACGGTTGtttaaagtcaaagaaagacacaTGTTTCTGGCTTATTTAGGAAGAGCACAGTATGATCCAGCAAAACCTAACTACATTTCTTTGGACAAACTGGTATCAATGCCTGATGAAGTATTTTGTGAAGAGATTGCCAAAGCCTCGGTACAGGACtttgaaaaattcttaaaaactctttag
- the LOC117033558 gene encoding cytochrome b-c1 complex subunit 7 isoform X2: MASRPAGLMRDDTIHVDEDVKEAIRRLPENLYNDRVFRIKRALDLTMRQQILPKEQWTKYEEDKFYLEPYLKEVIRERKEREEWAKK; the protein is encoded by the exons ATGGCGAGCAGGCCTGCTG GGTTAATGCGCGATGACACAATACATGTGGATGAAGATGTAAAAGAAGCAATAAGAAGGCTTCCTGAGAACTTGTATAATGACAGGGTGTTTCGAATCAAGAGAGCATTGGACCTGACCATGAGGCAGCAGATCTTGCCTAAAGAGCAGTGGACAAAATATGAGGAG gataaattctaCCTTGAACCCTATCTGAAAGAGGTTATtcgggaaagaaaagagagagaagaatgggcAAAGAAATAA